atttatatttatgaaaAAAGAGTGATTACTATTTACATTTAGTCATGATAGTGTTCCACTATTTTATTCTGCCTACTAGTTAGTTTTCTGTCACCATTGTGTTGTATTCACTTCAGTAAGCTCATTTGCATTTTGCCAGCCATGTGAATCTTTACTGTAAGAATAAATACTGGCTATAGCTGTGAAAACACTCCTTAGAAGAGACCTGTTTACCTATATTCAAGAAGAACATACTGATAAATTTGGTAAGCGTGTTTTCTTCCTTTATAATTAATGTTGCTGTTATAAGCTTTACTAGAGTGGTGTATTTTGGGTAggctaattttaattttaaacatgctgtgtaggcctactttactatGCGTTCTCCATAGAATTTCGTCAAATTGGTTGAGTGTAATTCTAGTTGGCCCGGGCGCGCCAACCATAGAAACTTGACTATCATCGTTATAAACTTCTTTCGTTGATTATTCTGTTTACAAATTAATGGACCATTACAAAAAAAGACTAAGTTATAGTTAATAGTATTTTATTCAATAGGGCCTATTCCCTATTCATAAAGGTGCTTAGACGTgtctatatttttaatgtttcagGAATTATACGCCTATTAACTCGTTTTATGCTGTCATTAACACgagtatttcattttttttagataaaataaatacagcCTTCAGTATTGTTAAATGTACTGTGCTTGCTGAGTTTTTActcttataaaaaaaaacaattataaaagtgCATGTCGAAGGTCAAATGACCAACAGGTTCTGAGTATAGTGTCATTTCTATGAAAACCAGAATTTAAATGAAGTGCGATTGAGTTGGTAGCATTCCAATGATGAGCTACATGTTCATTGTTGATTTTTCATCAATAGTACTATACATGTTCTCAATATATGTCTGTTCttgcattgtttttttattgtgttgACATTTCTGTTTCTTCTTGTACACCTGCAAAATTAAATGAAGAGACAGTCagataatgtttttcttttaaatgtaaaatcGTAGAGAAAGGCGAACAATTGCTAAAATTGCTATCTTctggtatttttttaaattttgtatttattaatttgatttgtATTATGCTTATTAATAAGTGTTATATAAGTTATATTAGGTCACAGTATTAGGACTTTGACGTCGTTCggagtatagtaggcctattgattgCATCCATTTTATGCTAAGCAAACATTTTCTTCTGTTATTAGTAATTCAACGTATTTCCTTATTAAAGGCTTCTAGTAGACCTGCCACTTGATGAAGATGTTAcccgaatattttttttaataaatataccgCCCTCTATCCGATGGTTatttatagcgccctctattgttTTCATGAATTTTACAAGTTGGGCCTATTAGGGAAATCCCCATATTATAGACGTCTCGCAGTAATTCATCACCAAAATTAAGAACTGGTCATTTTGCAATTTAGTGCCAACTTACCAGAACTAATAGAAAGATTATTAAAGCTATTAAGACGCCGATGACAGCGCATACAACTCCGACGGTTCCTGACTGGTTATTCGTTGATATGTTTTGTTGGTCCTGATACAGTGTTCTGAACGTAATGGAATCCCGGTAGGCTACCAACTGTGAACCTTCGAATTCGAACTGGAAATTCCCTTCATTTACCTATAAACAAAAcgttaaatttaaacatattttttttttatgtaatattttatcCTCGCTACTCATCGTAATTATTTTTCTTCTGTTATTTTTTGAGAAGAAATGAAAACACATTTTTGAATATGAACATTTATTGGTTCATTACTACGTTTCAAATGCGTTTCAATTCTTGAACGCCGCAGAAATATCtagttaaagcttggttcacactaggacgacgtaacgcaaggacgtaagccgcaacgcaagAGAATtacattaagcttggttcacactaggacgacgtaacgcaaggacgtaagccgcaacgcaagcgaattacattaagcttggttctcactgtgatgcaacgcaaggacgtagatgcaacgcaaacgagttgaccaatgacaagctacagtcaatcaatcgcttgtgattggtcaaatccttTACGTACGTCGTTGTACtacgtctctagtgggaaccaagcaccTACCTGTTCTTCCATAAATACGACAAGATCTGTTACTGATAGAGTTTCAGATTCATCTTCAATTAATTGGAAATCCACTTTGATGCTTCCTCGAGTTATCTATTGTCCAAGATAAAATGTTGCAAAATGTAATATAACCGTATTTTATCTAACCTGAACACTTCTTACGTATGTGCATGTTCTATTTAGATTCAGTTTTGTAAACTATGCACCAACGAGTAACTAATGgtgacaaaatatttaaaagaaaaacaccTACATTTCTGGAAATTACTCTTAATGTTAAAAACGAAACATGGTCAATATTAAGCAAACATTTTCCGTCGAATGTTTCTCATCTAGTTATTTCCGTTGTTTTGTTATCTTTTTATGATTTAACGCTTTTGTGACAATACGGTAATTGTTTACACCTACCATGATATTCTTTACATTTCTAGCATCAACCCCATACTCAGAATTCATAAATAAAGCAAATTCTCTGagaataagaaaatatttattcgttcgttcattcattcatataaTAGTGgtaataattttgtaataagTAATTCAATAATTCAACTACTGTTTTAACTTTGTAACATTTTGTATACAAttctatttttgttgttgacttTTTACCTACAATAAGTTCAAACTCCTTATGACT
The window above is part of the Antedon mediterranea chromosome 10, ecAntMedi1.1, whole genome shotgun sequence genome. Proteins encoded here:
- the LOC140060486 gene encoding epithelial cell adhesion molecule-like, with translation MEYCRWNQYAHCVIDICGQCKVKFVNNNDGEDVDCNQVPSRCMFERQRGEYRKMSGVEDVAVPDCDEDGRYSAVQCDYLLNECWCVDELGIRIEGDVGTIDRKPQCQNMRVKGIDVALKFENDYSIVVNKTQLFQREFALFMNSEYGVDARNVKNIMITRGSIKVDFQLIEDESETLSVTDLVVFMEEQVNEGNFQFEFEGSQLVAYRDSITFRTLYQDQQNISTNNQSGTVGVVCAVIGVLIALIIFLLVLVYKKKQKCQHNKKTMQEQTYIENMYSTIDEKSTMNM